A genomic region of Coriobacteriaceae bacterium contains the following coding sequences:
- a CDS encoding AMP-binding protein gives MAKKNVPYDQEYYDKEIETMPREQLEELQLGYLKDELKFAYDNCPYYKRAWDEAGVSPEIETLADLQKFPFINKQTERDTQGVGSFFGELCGVPEDDVVYMATSSGSTGVPTMSPFTQGDFEDFMKAESRLFWQAGMRPNDRYLHGMNFALYVGGPCVIGAQELGALGIWVGAVPSDRLLWAMKQYQPTFFWSSPSYAWQLGQKAIEKGYDPKTDFASLKHIIISGEPGGSIESTRKAIEEIWDASVYDFFGLSDIYGACAAMCDAKDGLHIIEDQILVEVVDPVTGEVLPDGERGEIVYTTLKKRARPMIRFRSGDIGHVNRETCECGRTMTRIYIQGRKDEMFIVSAVNVFPSDIEYIVRNDKGLSGEYLIRVYDENYTTRYEVSVERAFGSDEAYDEIAKRVENELKTHTGVRPAKVLVFDTDKLGTSSEHKAKRFIDERNQNA, from the coding sequence ATGGCAAAGAAGAACGTTCCATATGACCAGGAGTACTACGACAAAGAGATCGAGACCATGCCGCGCGAGCAGCTTGAGGAGTTGCAGCTTGGCTATCTCAAAGACGAGCTGAAATTCGCCTACGACAACTGCCCCTATTACAAGCGCGCCTGGGACGAGGCCGGCGTCTCGCCCGAGATCGAGACCCTCGCCGACCTGCAGAAGTTCCCCTTCATCAACAAGCAAACCGAGCGTGACACGCAAGGTGTCGGCAGCTTCTTTGGCGAGCTGTGCGGCGTACCCGAAGACGACGTCGTCTACATGGCGACCTCATCGGGATCGACCGGCGTTCCCACGATGAGCCCGTTCACGCAGGGTGACTTCGAGGACTTCATGAAGGCCGAGAGCCGCCTGTTCTGGCAGGCAGGCATGCGTCCCAACGATCGTTACCTGCACGGCATGAACTTCGCGCTCTATGTCGGCGGCCCGTGCGTCATCGGCGCCCAGGAGCTCGGCGCGCTCGGCATCTGGGTTGGTGCCGTCCCGAGCGACCGCCTGCTGTGGGCCATGAAGCAGTACCAGCCCACGTTCTTCTGGTCGTCGCCCTCCTATGCCTGGCAGCTCGGCCAAAAGGCCATCGAGAAGGGTTACGACCCCAAGACGGACTTCGCCTCGCTCAAGCACATCATCATATCCGGCGAGCCCGGCGGCTCCATCGAGTCGACGCGCAAAGCCATCGAGGAGATCTGGGACGCGAGCGTCTACGACTTCTTCGGCCTCTCCGACATCTACGGCGCCTGCGCCGCCATGTGCGACGCCAAGGACGGCCTGCACATCATCGAGGACCAGATTCTCGTCGAGGTCGTCGATCCCGTTACGGGCGAGGTCCTGCCCGATGGCGAGCGCGGTGAAATCGTCTACACCACGCTCAAGAAACGCGCGCGTCCGATGATCCGCTTCCGCAGCGGCGACATCGGCCACGTCAACCGCGAGACCTGCGAGTGCGGCCGTACCATGACCCGCATCTACATCCAGGGCCGCAAGGACGAGATGTTCATCGTGAGCGCCGTCAACGTGTTCCCGAGCGATATCGAATACATCGTCCGCAACGACAAGGGCTTGTCAGGCGAGTACCTCATCCGCGTCTACGACGAGAACTACACGACGCGTTACGAAGTCTCCGTCGAGCGTGCGTTTGGCTCCGACGAGGCGTACGATGAGATCGCCAAGCGCGTCGAGAACGAACTCAAGACCCATACGGGCGTACGTCCGGCAAAGGTGCTCGTGTTCGACACCGACAAGCTCGGCACCTCGAGCGAGCACAAGGCCAAGCGCTTCATCGACGAGCGCAACCAGAACGCGTAG
- a CDS encoding LysR family transcriptional regulator substrate-binding protein, whose product MTKKFAISGQHYLFDVQSFASLVLSLGGDDYEYALRDRTTRRVIEDVANGESEIGVLVETTRSKDGLEEAFAEAGVEFVELIESTPRVALPKSHPFVNAESLTLDQLEDFPYIYFEQEEDAPVYFAEEALADEKRHKSIACTDRASLSELIVALNGYTVTSGILVGISDGSSLATVRLDTDVTLHLGYIVKKGAELSDTARKFIEKLESNLKKYAKF is encoded by the coding sequence ATGACCAAGAAATTCGCAATCTCCGGACAGCACTACCTGTTCGATGTTCAATCCTTCGCAAGCCTCGTGCTTTCGCTGGGCGGTGATGATTACGAGTACGCGCTGCGTGACCGCACGACCAGGCGCGTCATCGAAGACGTCGCGAATGGCGAGAGCGAGATCGGCGTGCTCGTCGAGACGACGCGCTCGAAAGACGGGCTCGAGGAGGCCTTCGCGGAGGCAGGCGTTGAATTCGTCGAGCTCATCGAATCGACCCCTCGTGTCGCGCTTCCCAAGAGCCACCCGTTCGTGAACGCCGAATCGCTCACACTCGATCAGCTCGAGGATTTCCCGTACATCTACTTCGAGCAGGAGGAGGATGCTCCGGTCTATTTCGCCGAAGAGGCCCTCGCGGACGAGAAGCGCCACAAGAGCATCGCCTGCACGGACCGCGCCTCGCTCTCCGAACTCATCGTCGCGCTCAACGGCTACACGGTGACGAGCGGCATCCTCGTCGGCATCTCCGATGGATCATCACTGGCCACGGTACGCCTCGACACGGACGTGACGCTGCACCTGGGCTACATCGTGAAGAAGGGCGCGGAGCTTTCCGATACGGCCAGGAAGTTCATCGAGAAGCTCGAAAGCAACCTCAAGAAGTACGCGAAGTTCTAA
- a CDS encoding FKBP-type peptidyl-prolyl cis-trans isomerase, with protein sequence MTLPNIERSGKTAHVRYRGGVQGQPPEDVCWDEPTTIRMGVGEVIRGIDEALYDMEIGEMRTVVIEPEKAYGEHDPAGVQRFLRRDFPNGDDIYEGFVGSWVNPVSQRRIPAICTKATEDFIQVDFNHPFAGKTLEYEIELLGISDD encoded by the coding sequence ATGACGCTTCCTAATATCGAGCGGTCAGGGAAGACGGCGCACGTGCGTTATCGAGGTGGTGTACAGGGGCAACCTCCCGAGGATGTCTGCTGGGATGAGCCCACGACCATTCGCATGGGTGTGGGTGAGGTCATACGCGGCATCGACGAGGCACTCTATGACATGGAGATTGGCGAGATGCGCACCGTCGTAATCGAGCCCGAGAAAGCCTACGGAGAGCATGATCCGGCTGGCGTGCAGCGATTTTTGCGCCGCGACTTTCCCAATGGTGACGACATCTACGAAGGTTTCGTGGGCAGTTGGGTCAATCCGGTATCTCAGCGTAGGATTCCGGCCATCTGCACGAAGGCGACAGAGGACTTCATCCAAGTCGACTTCAACCATCCCTTTGCCGGCAAGACGCTCGAGTACGAAATCGAGCTGCTTGGAATAAGCGACGATTGA
- the proB gene encoding glutamate 5-kinase, translated as MKRVVIKIGSSTLVKDGKVDAVFVGHLASECANLMHDEDIQPIIVSSGSIALGLEVLGIHGERPDDMPTLQAAASIGQVGLIRQYTDTFACFGVTVGQILMTRATTGQRESYLHARDTIERLLELGVVPIINENDTVAVEEIRFGDNDTLAAMVATSINADLVVLLSDIDGLYTADPRKNEDAELLNTVSKMSEEIENGAGGVGSRSGSGGMLTKIAAARVLMAAGIPMVICEGHRRGAITDAVHGRQVGTTFFDESSNGLAARKSWIALGGKVKGRVACDDGACNALLNHGGSLLPVGIASLEGCFDAGDPVDVVDLQGRIIGRGLAGYGADELSELLGKHGAREFINRDELVIF; from the coding sequence ATGAAGCGCGTGGTAATCAAGATCGGTTCGTCCACCCTCGTGAAGGATGGCAAGGTTGATGCCGTCTTCGTGGGGCATCTTGCCTCCGAGTGCGCCAACCTCATGCATGACGAGGACATCCAACCCATCATCGTGTCTTCGGGATCTATCGCGTTGGGTCTCGAAGTGCTCGGCATTCACGGCGAACGCCCCGATGACATGCCCACCTTGCAGGCTGCTGCTTCCATCGGCCAGGTCGGCCTCATCCGCCAGTACACCGACACCTTCGCCTGCTTTGGCGTGACGGTGGGACAGATCCTCATGACGCGTGCGACCACCGGGCAGCGCGAATCGTACTTGCACGCACGCGACACGATCGAGCGTCTGCTCGAACTCGGCGTGGTGCCCATCATCAACGAAAACGACACCGTTGCCGTCGAAGAGATTCGCTTTGGCGACAACGACACGCTCGCGGCCATGGTCGCGACATCCATCAACGCCGACCTTGTGGTGCTGCTCAGCGACATCGACGGCCTGTACACGGCCGATCCGCGTAAGAACGAGGACGCCGAGCTGCTCAACACCGTGAGCAAGATGAGCGAGGAGATCGAGAATGGTGCCGGTGGCGTTGGCAGCCGCAGCGGTTCGGGCGGCATGCTCACCAAGATTGCCGCTGCGCGCGTGCTCATGGCGGCGGGCATTCCCATGGTCATCTGCGAGGGCCATCGTCGCGGAGCAATCACCGATGCGGTTCACGGGCGTCAGGTCGGCACGACGTTCTTCGACGAGAGCTCGAACGGTCTTGCGGCGCGCAAGTCGTGGATTGCACTCGGTGGCAAGGTGAAGGGTCGCGTTGCCTGCGACGATGGCGCCTGCAATGCGCTGCTCAACCACGGCGGCTCGCTGCTGCCCGTGGGCATTGCATCGCTCGAAGGCTGCTTCGACGCAGGCGATCCGGTCGACGTCGTCGATTTGCAGGGACGCATCATTGGTCGCGGACTTGCCGGGTATGGCGCCGACGAGCTTTCGGAACTGCTTGGGAAGCACGGTGCCCGCGAGTTCATCAATCGAGACGAGCTCGTCATCTTCTAA
- the rsmI gene encoding 16S rRNA (cytidine(1402)-2'-O)-methyltransferase: MTGKLIIVPTPLGNLGDMTARALEALEQADVVCAEDTRVTGKLLAHFGIENHLERCDENVIAAKSPALVARMLDGETVAFCSDAGMPGISDPGCVLIDAARKADVPVDVLPGPSAVTTALVASGFKYNAFYFGGFLPRKEAERTALLESLANLDAALVFYESPHRVTASVASIAQAYGARPVALCRELTKLHEEVLRLPADELAANLVARDAVKGEIALVIAPPDVRAQQEASLDDPALRERIAAELSAGTSKSALAKQLARELGLPKNKLYELILGM, translated from the coding sequence ATGACCGGGAAGCTGATCATAGTGCCCACGCCGCTGGGCAACCTAGGCGACATGACTGCCCGTGCGCTTGAGGCGCTCGAGCAGGCTGACGTCGTCTGCGCCGAGGACACGCGGGTGACCGGCAAGTTGCTGGCACATTTCGGCATCGAGAATCATCTCGAGCGCTGTGACGAGAACGTCATCGCCGCAAAGTCACCGGCCCTCGTAGCCCGCATGCTCGATGGAGAGACGGTGGCGTTTTGCTCGGATGCGGGCATGCCGGGCATCAGCGATCCGGGCTGCGTGCTCATCGATGCCGCACGCAAGGCGGATGTGCCCGTAGACGTCTTGCCGGGTCCGTCTGCCGTGACGACTGCGCTCGTTGCCTCGGGGTTCAAGTACAACGCTTTCTACTTTGGGGGCTTTCTGCCGCGCAAGGAGGCCGAGCGCACCGCGCTGCTCGAGTCGCTGGCAAACCTCGATGCCGCGCTCGTCTTCTACGAGTCGCCCCATCGCGTCACCGCATCCGTTGCATCCATCGCGCAGGCATATGGCGCCCGTCCGGTTGCGCTGTGCCGCGAGCTCACCAAGCTGCACGAGGAGGTCCTGCGCCTGCCTGCTGACGAGCTTGCCGCAAACCTCGTCGCCCGCGATGCTGTCAAGGGCGAGATCGCTCTCGTCATCGCCCCGCCGGATGTCCGGGCACAACAGGAAGCCTCGCTTGATGATCCCGCTTTGCGCGAACGCATCGCCGCTGAGCTCTCCGCCGGCACGTCCAAGTCGGCTCTCGCCAAGCAGCTCGCTCGCGAACTTGGCCTTCCTAAAAACAAGCTCTACGAGCTCATCCTGGGGATGTAG
- a CDS encoding glutamate-cysteine ligase family protein, translating into MSDQFDNRELIIEYLESGCKGGDMGYIGVEIEQFVLDEDGDRVPYIEKHGRLGVRDILEQLSPYYSEVVRNEEGDILSLFRLDSNVTIEPAAQLEVSISPMLSLADVEHEYDNFALRMKQILRPFDYTLVPLGYDPKNHAADLPIIPKPRYHFMDEYFSKLPGMHAERMMRATTSMQVSIDFANEADAVRKLRIATLLGPVFSYLLDNVPVFEGEPNSTPLRRMKVWREVDPARCGAIPGLFDEGFGFAAYADWLLSVPPIFITRPDVHSTGTMTAAEAYADAPMDKADIEHLFSMVWPDVRLKRYVEIRQGDSVPFDVALGYAALIKGIFYGETNLDIIERALGVGEDGIWPYTEQSVEDAIDAVITDELDAVIYGRTLESWIGLLFQIAPDGLGVEADYLEPLMDFKGI; encoded by the coding sequence ATGAGCGACCAATTCGACAATCGCGAGTTAATCATCGAGTACCTCGAATCGGGGTGCAAGGGCGGTGACATGGGCTACATCGGTGTCGAGATCGAGCAGTTCGTGCTCGACGAGGACGGCGATCGCGTACCCTACATCGAGAAGCACGGCCGTCTGGGCGTGCGCGACATTCTCGAGCAGTTAAGTCCGTACTATTCCGAGGTCGTGCGCAACGAGGAGGGCGATATCCTGTCACTGTTCCGCCTCGATTCCAACGTGACCATTGAGCCTGCGGCACAGCTTGAGGTCTCCATATCGCCTATGCTCTCGCTAGCAGACGTCGAGCACGAGTACGACAACTTCGCCTTGCGCATGAAGCAGATCCTCAGGCCCTTCGACTACACGCTCGTCCCACTGGGCTACGACCCCAAGAATCATGCGGCAGACCTTCCCATCATCCCCAAGCCGCGCTATCACTTCATGGACGAGTACTTCTCGAAGCTACCTGGCATGCACGCCGAGCGCATGATGCGCGCGACCACCTCCATGCAGGTTTCCATTGACTTCGCGAACGAGGCCGACGCCGTGCGCAAGCTGCGCATCGCCACTTTGCTTGGTCCCGTCTTCTCATATCTGCTCGATAACGTTCCCGTCTTCGAAGGCGAGCCCAACTCTACGCCGCTTCGTCGCATGAAGGTGTGGCGTGAGGTCGATCCTGCTCGTTGCGGTGCCATTCCGGGCCTCTTCGACGAGGGATTCGGCTTTGCCGCCTACGCGGATTGGCTGCTCTCCGTTCCGCCTATCTTCATCACGCGCCCTGACGTGCATTCCACGGGAACGATGACCGCGGCCGAAGCCTATGCGGATGCGCCTATGGACAAGGCCGATATCGAGCACCTGTTCAGCATGGTGTGGCCAGACGTGCGCCTCAAGCGCTACGTCGAGATTCGTCAGGGCGACTCGGTGCCCTTCGACGTTGCGCTCGGATATGCCGCGCTCATCAAGGGCATTTTCTATGGCGAGACCAATCTCGACATCATTGAACGCGCGCTCGGAGTGGGCGAGGATGGCATTTGGCCCTATACCGAGCAAAGTGTCGAAGATGCCATCGATGCTGTGATTACCGATGAGCTCGATGCCGTGATCTATGGCCGTACGCTCGAGAGCTGGATTGGGCTGCTCTTCCAGATTGCACCCGATGGCCTGGGCGTCGAAGCGGATTATCTCGAACCGCTCATGGACTTCAAGGGGATCTAA
- a CDS encoding LysR family transcriptional regulator, producing the protein MTLQQLRYLIAIAETGSMSAAAKHMYASQSNLSIAVKELEREFGIEIFTRTNRGVALTNEGNELLAYARQIVEQANMLEEHYASKSHEARFSVSTQHYAFCVRAFIDTVDSCDDEEYDFIMREAATGEIIDDVRTHRSDIGILYIDRHNARVLRSAFEDAQLVFTPLFEAPVNVFVGEHHPLAHREMLTLDELEDYPRYSFEQGVANSFFFSEEPLSEVPHKRKIRISDRATLTSLLTDFDGYTLSTGILTPEMQDGIVSIPLDTDITMTVGYLIHRDRVLDGLLASYIDNLRAVIKSNPLVARYLGE; encoded by the coding sequence ATGACCCTCCAACAGCTTCGTTATCTCATCGCAATTGCCGAGACCGGATCCATGAGCGCAGCGGCCAAGCACATGTACGCATCCCAATCGAATCTTTCGATTGCCGTCAAGGAACTCGAGCGCGAGTTTGGCATCGAGATATTCACGCGTACCAATCGTGGTGTGGCACTCACCAACGAGGGAAACGAACTGCTTGCCTACGCGCGACAAATCGTCGAGCAGGCAAACATGCTCGAGGAGCATTACGCGAGCAAGAGCCACGAGGCGCGCTTCTCGGTTTCGACACAGCATTACGCGTTCTGCGTCCGCGCATTCATCGACACGGTGGATAGCTGCGATGACGAGGAATACGACTTCATCATGCGCGAGGCGGCGACTGGCGAGATTATTGATGACGTGCGCACGCATCGCTCTGACATTGGTATTCTCTACATTGACCGACACAATGCGCGCGTGCTGCGCAGCGCCTTCGAAGATGCCCAGCTCGTGTTCACGCCGCTCTTTGAGGCACCCGTCAACGTGTTCGTGGGCGAGCACCATCCACTGGCGCATCGTGAGATGCTCACGCTCGATGAGTTGGAAGATTACCCGCGCTATTCGTTCGAGCAGGGTGTCGCCAACTCCTTCTTCTTCTCGGAAGAACCGCTCTCCGAGGTGCCGCACAAGCGCAAGATTCGCATTTCCGATCGCGCGACGCTCACGAGTCTGCTCACTGACTTCGATGGCTACACGCTTTCGACGGGCATACTCACGCCCGAGATGCAGGACGGCATCGTCTCCATTCCGCTTGATACTGATATCACCATGACTGTGGGATATCTCATCCATAGGGATCGTGTGCTCGACGGTCTGCTCGCGTCTTACATCGACAACCTGCGTGCCGTCATCAAGAGCAATCCGCTCGTTGCGAGGTATCTGGGTGAGTGA
- the obgE gene encoding GTPase ObgE, with the protein MAGTFTDQVRIQVKSGNGGAGCTSFRREAHVPKGGPDGGDGGRGGDIIIVADATVSTLIDYRYKHHFKAQKGTHGQGKRMHGANGEDLILKVPVGTVVRLLDEDLEPCEEIADLTHNGERVIVAKGGRGGRGNTHFVTPTRRAPSFSELGEPTEPFWIELEMKLMADAALVGMPSVGKSSLIACMSAARPKIADYPFTTLTPNLGMVRYGDLSFTVADVPGLIEGAAEGKGLGHEFLRHVERTALILHVVDLTGGLEGRDPVEDYEIIKRELALYAPELADRPVIVVGNKVDVPGTEENLERLRAHVKAESEELSERLLDDGIDIPNPIPFFAVSAVTQTGIDSLIAATATEVHRLREQAAEDPMPEYDQIWEHKRLERDRAIEVEEEEPHAWRVHGKGVERMVVQTEWDNDEAVAFLQRRMERAGVERALTAAGAHAGDEVRIMDIAFEFEPAGWGDDEFDNIIDREG; encoded by the coding sequence ATGGCGGGAACCTTCACCGATCAGGTTCGCATACAGGTCAAATCTGGCAACGGCGGTGCCGGATGCACCTCGTTTCGTCGCGAGGCCCATGTTCCCAAGGGTGGTCCTGACGGCGGCGATGGTGGCCGCGGTGGCGACATCATCATCGTTGCGGATGCCACGGTTTCCACGCTCATCGACTATCGCTACAAGCACCATTTCAAGGCGCAGAAGGGCACGCATGGGCAGGGCAAGCGCATGCACGGCGCAAACGGCGAGGACCTCATCCTCAAAGTGCCCGTGGGCACGGTCGTGCGCCTGCTCGATGAGGATTTGGAGCCATGCGAGGAAATCGCCGACCTCACCCATAACGGCGAGCGCGTCATCGTCGCCAAGGGTGGCCGTGGTGGCCGTGGCAACACGCACTTCGTCACGCCCACGAGGCGCGCCCCGTCGTTCTCCGAGCTGGGCGAGCCGACCGAGCCGTTCTGGATCGAGCTCGAGATGAAGCTCATGGCAGATGCCGCGCTTGTGGGCATGCCATCGGTGGGCAAGAGCTCGCTCATCGCCTGCATGTCGGCTGCGCGTCCCAAGATCGCTGATTATCCGTTCACCACGCTCACACCCAATCTGGGCATGGTGCGCTACGGCGACCTGAGCTTCACGGTGGCAGACGTCCCCGGTCTCATCGAAGGTGCCGCCGAGGGCAAGGGCCTGGGTCACGAGTTCCTGCGTCATGTCGAGCGCACGGCCCTCATCTTGCACGTCGTCGATTTGACGGGCGGCCTCGAGGGACGCGATCCGGTCGAGGATTACGAGATCATCAAACGCGAGCTGGCTCTGTACGCCCCCGAGCTCGCCGATCGCCCCGTCATCGTCGTGGGCAACAAGGTCGACGTGCCCGGGACCGAGGAGAATCTCGAGCGCCTGCGCGCGCACGTGAAGGCCGAGAGCGAGGAGCTCTCCGAGCGTCTGCTCGACGACGGCATAGACATTCCCAATCCCATCCCGTTTTTCGCGGTGAGTGCCGTAACGCAAACGGGCATCGACTCGCTCATCGCGGCAACCGCGACCGAGGTCCATCGCTTGCGTGAGCAAGCGGCCGAAGACCCAATGCCCGAGTACGACCAGATTTGGGAGCACAAGCGCCTCGAGCGCGATCGCGCCATCGAGGTCGAGGAAGAGGAGCCGCATGCATGGCGTGTGCACGGCAAGGGCGTCGAGCGCATGGTCGTCCAGACCGAGTGGGACAACGACGAGGCCGTCGCCTTCCTGCAGCGCCGCATGGAGCGTGCTGGTGTCGAGCGCGCGCTTACCGCAGCGGGGGCGCATGCCGGCGACGAGGTGCGCATCATGGACATCGCCTTCGAGTTCGAGCCTGCGGGCTGGGGTGATGATGAGTTCGATAACATCATTGATCGAGAGGGCTAG
- the gap gene encoding type I glyceraldehyde-3-phosphate dehydrogenase, translating to MSLKIGINGFGRIGRLVFRLAELDPDVEVVAINNPSDLECAAYLTKYDSSQGRVFEECYAKEGALVVEGHEIKAFQTREPKELDWGAVGAEVVIESTGRLKTGEACQVHLDNGAKKVVISAPGTDVDATIVMGVNQDVYDPATMNIVSNASCTTNCLAPFAKVLNDSFGIKRGLMNTIHAYTNDQKILDVHHKDFRRSRAAALSMIPTSTGAAKAVGLVLPSLQGKLDGFATRVPTPTGSMVDLTAELEKDVTVDEINAAMKAAAEGPMKGILEYCVDPIVSCDIIGDLHSSIFDSKLTKVLGGEGNFVKCISWYDNEMGYSARCIDLAKFLVA from the coding sequence ATGTCTCTCAAAATCGGCATCAATGGTTTTGGCCGCATCGGTCGTCTGGTCTTCCGTCTTGCAGAGCTTGATCCGGACGTCGAAGTCGTCGCCATCAACAACCCGAGTGACCTCGAGTGCGCGGCGTATCTGACCAAGTACGATTCCAGCCAAGGCCGTGTCTTCGAGGAGTGCTATGCCAAGGAGGGCGCGCTCGTCGTCGAAGGCCACGAGATCAAGGCGTTCCAGACGCGCGAACCCAAGGAGCTCGATTGGGGTGCCGTGGGCGCCGAGGTCGTCATCGAGTCCACGGGTCGCCTCAAGACCGGCGAGGCCTGCCAAGTGCACCTCGATAACGGCGCCAAAAAGGTCGTCATCTCCGCTCCGGGCACGGACGTGGACGCCACCATCGTCATGGGTGTCAACCAGGACGTCTACGACCCGGCAACGATGAACATCGTCTCCAATGCGTCATGCACCACCAACTGCCTTGCCCCGTTTGCCAAGGTCCTCAATGATTCCTTTGGCATCAAGCGCGGTCTGATGAACACCATCCACGCATACACCAACGACCAGAAGATCCTCGACGTGCATCACAAGGACTTCCGCCGTTCGCGTGCTGCTGCCCTTTCCATGATTCCCACCTCCACGGGTGCCGCTAAGGCTGTCGGCCTGGTGCTTCCGAGCCTGCAAGGCAAGCTCGACGGCTTCGCGACCCGCGTTCCCACCCCGACGGGCTCGATGGTCGACCTTACGGCCGAGCTCGAGAAGGATGTCACGGTCGACGAGATCAACGCCGCCATGAAGGCTGCTGCCGAAGGCCCGATGAAGGGCATTCTCGAGTACTGCGTCGACCCCATCGTCAGCTGCGACATCATCGGCGACCTGCATTCCTCGATTTTCGACTCCAAGCTCACCAAGGTGCTTGGCGGCGAGGGTAACTTCGTGAAGTGCATTTCCTGGTATGACAATGAGATGGGCTACTCCGCACGTTGCATCGATCTTGCCAAGTTCTTGGTGGCGTAA